Within Pseudomonas alloputida, the genomic segment GTCGTGGGTGAAGTCACCCTGAATGAAGGTCACGTCGGCGATCGAGTCCATTTCCAGAATGTCGGAAGCGATCAGGCGACCCTGGCCACCAATCAGACGACTGGTCACCTGGGACCAGCCACCAGGGGCCGCGCCGAGGTCGATCACGCTCATGCCTGGGCGGATAAGGCGGTCCTTCTCCTGGATCTCCAGCAGTTTGTAGCTCGCACGCGAGCGATACCCATCCTTCTGCGCCTGCTTCACAAAAGGGTCGTTGAAATGCTCTCGCAGCCAGTTTGCGCTGCTTTTGGAACGTTGTACCACGGGGCACCTCGATGATATGCGTCGTGATTGACTGGGCGGAGCCGGTGGCCCTCGGGTAAAATGCCGGTCAATTTTACAGAATCAGACGGAAAGGGTCAGATTATGCCGCTCAATAACGAGCAGAAGAAGCAATACAAGTCCATTGGTCATGACCTGAAGCCGGTCCTGATCGTTGCTGGCAACGGTTTGAATGAAGGCGTGATCGCCGAACTGGAGCGCGCTCTGGTCGACCATGAGCTGATCAAGGTCGAGATTCGCTCGGAAGACCGCGAAGAACGCGCCGAGACCATCGCCGAGCTGTGCAAGGCCGGCCGTGCCGAGCTGGTGCAGACCATCGGCAAGAAAGCCCTGATCTACCGCAAGAACCCACAGCCGAACAAGCAGCTGTCCAACATCCACCGTTACAAGTAACGGTAGCTCCGATCAGTGGCGCGGTGAACGCGCCCTGACCGGTACCGGCTGGGCCACCAGCACGATGCCGGAAAAGCCCAGCACCAGGAAGCAGAACATCTGCCAGCGCTCGCCCACGGAAATACCGTAGCGCAAGGTGTAATACCCCACGCAGGCCCCGAAGCCGAGCAACAGCATCTGGCCGCGGAACTGCCGCCACCAGGCCGCCAGGGCGTCCACCCTCGCCAGCACTGCCAGCTGGGTCAACAAGCCAAGCAACGCCACGCCGATCAACCAGCGGTCGATCTGCCCGGCGATATCCTGCACCAGCAGCGGGGCCAGGCCACTGACCTTGAGCGCAGGCACCAGCCCGACATGGAATACCCACAGGCCACCGACCCAGAAAACCTGGGCCAGTTGCCAGAGGATCCCCTCGAGGGATGGCGCCCGCAGGCGTCGGTCAGATGTGCTTGACTTCGACAATCTCGTACTCGACCGTGCCACTAGGCGTCTTGACGACGACAGTATCACCTTCTTCCTTGCCGATGATGGCACGGGCAATGGGTGCGCCGCTCGACAGCTTGCCCTGCTTCACGTCAGCTTCATCCTCGCCAACGATCTGGTAGGTCACCTCTTCATCGGTTTCGGTGTTGGCCAGTACCACGGTGGTACCGAAAATCACCTTGCCGGTGTGAGGGATGGTGGTCACATCGATGACCACCGAATTCTGCAGACGGCCTTCGATATCACGGATACGCGCTTCGACCATGCCCTGCTCCTCACGGGCGGCATGGTATTCGGCGTTTTCCTTGAGGTCACCCAGCTCACGCGCTTCACCAATGGCCTGACTCAGGCGCGGGCGCTCGGTCTTGCTCAGGAACAGGTGCTCTTCTTCCAGGGCGCGAGCGCCCTGGACGGTCATCGGGTATTTGGTAATGCTCATGCTTTCAGTCCTGCATGCAGATCCTGCAAGCGACGAACGGTCTTTTCCGGACCGAATTTCAGCGCTTCGCAGATGGCTTCACCAGCCGCAATGGTAGTGGTGCAGTAAATCTTGTGCTGCAGCGCATTGCGACGAATCGAGTAGGAGTCGGCGATCGACTGGCGACCTTCGGTGGTGTTGATGATCAGCGACACTTCGTCGTTCTTGATCATGTCGACCACGTGAGGGCGACCTTCGGTCACCTTGTTCACACGGCGCACTTTCAGGCCAGCCGCCTCGATAACCTTGGCGGTGCCGGCAGTGGCAACCACTTCGAAGCCCAGGGCGATCAGGTCGCGGGCAACGCCGGCCACTTGTGGCTTGTCGTCGTCGCGCACGCTGATGAACGCGGTACCGCCAGTCGGCAGCACTTCGCTGGCACCCATCTGGGCTTTGGCGAAGGCTTCACCGAAGCTGTCACCGACACCCATCACTTCACCGGTCGATTTCATCTCAGGGCCGAGGATCGGGTCAACCCCTGGGAACTTGGCGAACGGGAAGACGGCTTCCTTCACGCTGTAGAAGTTCGGGATGATTTCCTGGGTGAAGCCCAGCTCTTTCAGGGTTTTACCCGCCATGACACGGGCTGCGATCATCGCCAGGGACGTGCCGATGCACTTGGACACGAACGGTACGGTACGCGAGGCACGCGGGTTGACTTCGATCACGTAGATCTTGTCGCCCTGCAGGGCCAGCTGCACGTTCATCAGGCCGACTACACCCAGCTCCAGCGCCATTTTCTTGACCTGAACGCGGACTTCGTCCTGCACTTCCTTGCTCAGCGAGTAAGGTGGCAGCGAGCACGCCGAGTCGCCGGAGTGTACGCCGGCCTGCTCGATGTGCTGCATGATCGCGCCGATGACCACGTCGGTGCCGTCGCACACCGCATCCACGTCCATCTCGATGGCGCAGTTGAGGAAGTGGTCGAGCAGTACCGGGCTGTCGTTCGACACTTGTACCGCTTCACGCAGGTAGCGCTTGAGCTCGTCCAGCTCGTAGACGATCTCCATGGCACGGCCGCCCAGTACGTAGGACGGACGCACGACCAGCGGGTAGCCGATGCTGCCCGCAGCACGGATGGCTTCTTCTTCGCTGCGCACGGTGGCGTTTGGCGGCTG encodes:
- the yhbY gene encoding ribosome assembly RNA-binding protein YhbY gives rise to the protein MPLNNEQKKQYKSIGHDLKPVLIVAGNGLNEGVIAELERALVDHELIKVEIRSEDREERAETIAELCKAGRAELVQTIGKKALIYRKNPQPNKQLSNIHRYK
- a CDS encoding MFS transporter, encoding MSKSSTSDRRLRAPSLEGILWQLAQVFWVGGLWVFHVGLVPALKVSGLAPLLVQDIAGQIDRWLIGVALLGLLTQLAVLARVDALAAWWRQFRGQMLLLGFGACVGYYTLRYGISVGERWQMFCFLVLGFSGIVLVAQPVPVRARSPRH
- the greA gene encoding transcription elongation factor GreA; translation: MTKYPMTVQGARALEEEHLFLSKTERPRLSQAIGEARELGDLKENAEYHAAREEQGMVEARIRDIEGRLQNSVVIDVTTIPHTGKVIFGTTVVLANTETDEEVTYQIVGEDEADVKQGKLSSGAPIARAIIGKEEGDTVVVKTPSGTVEYEIVEVKHI